The sequence GACAGCAGGAAAAGTCGAAAATGCCGTTGGTCCTGCCATGTACATCGACACCACCACCATCAGCCCGGCCACACATAAATTGACAGCGATCAGGATGTCGAGGAGCCAGATCGGCATTGGCAATACGAGCATGAATACGATGGCGATGATCAACGCCGCAGCGAATAGCTCGGCGCGTTTCGCGGCCTTCGCCGCAAAATCATTCAGGACGAGGACGAGATTATTCATGGTCGACACCTGCAGCAGGATTTCCAGGACAGAAGGCGCGACGCCAGATCAGCTTCGTCCAGGGCGTGCTCCCGGTATTTTTCAAGGCATCCAGCATGAAGTCCTCCAGTGGCGCAGCCAACTCCACGGCGGCATACGATGCCATCAATGCAAAACGTGAATCGTCCGGCCATAGCGCCGCACAACCACATGCCAGCTGATAGGCATCCTCCATCTGGCGCGCATTAAGATGCCCCCAGATCAATCCGATTGCCAATGCGATTTCAGACGGAAAAGACACGCGTTTTTTTCGGAACATCATGATGTTGATACCTCCCTGTCACTGGCCAGCTGCAAATCAGACATATGCAGCTGATGCAGCCGCAGGCGCAAATGAATGTTTTTTTCAACGACCGAAATGGCTGCCAGCGCTCGCTCCCGCTGCGCTCCTTCACACGCCATTCCATGCTCAAGAAACTTTTTTTGCAGCGCGCGCATTTTAGGTACCGGATCACCACTCCAGGCAACGCTGCCCGCCGTCAGCGGCAATCCCAGTAGCGTCGTCAAGACTTCGACACCCCTCCCGGCCCAACGACCGGCGAGGTTGATGGATACTTTTCGTTCGACTTCTATTAACTGAGACGCCGATAAATTCGGCAAGGAAAGTGGCGGTCCAGGGGTAAAAATTTCACCACTATCCAACGCAGGCTGGGATGCACCTCCTGATCCACTTGTGCGGGAAATACTCATGATGAGAGCAACGCAATTGCGTCTTCCAATGCGGCTTCCGAGGGGACATTTGCAATATTTTTCGCACTGTTTGGTACCCGCAGAAGGATAAAAAAGCTGCCATCAGCAAACTGTGCAGGTAGCCATTGTGCAAAACGCGCGGGCATTTGGTAGCGGCGTTTGAGTATATTTTCGATCATCCCCGGACGTAAGCTGTCCCGCGGATAGCCGATACCAACAAGTACAAATTCAACCTCCGGATAAGCAAATACGGCCAAGCCGCTGTCCAATGCCAATCGGGCGACGGCATGGGAACTGAGCGCACTGGAGATAAGAGAAAAGGCGATCTTTTCGAGTTCGGTGGCCGACACGGACGTCATCACTTCCTCCTTGGGGTCGATTTACTTGATCAGATTGGCAATGCGGGCGCGTTCGCGGCTTTCAGTACGTAACTGCAGACTTGATCCGCCGTGTTCTTGCGACGGTGCGTGGAAGGACAATGTATCGAGCTTGCTCAGAGCAAGCTGTCGTTGCGAAAGTGATTCGAGCGGCCACATCGTCGTGGGTAGCGTGCTCACCGCAGTACGCACGATGCGGTAAACCGCGGGCCTCTTGCTTGGACTCACATTTTCCATGTCGAACAGCTTGGCGACGAACGGCTCTGCAGTGCGATCATCCAACAAGGGTGCCTTCAGCATCAATCGGCTTGTTTCATTCACGGATGCCTTTGGCTGGATGCCGAGGCCGGATATCTTGCCGCGCATATCCGACCCGATCGCACGACTCGAAATCAATGCGTGATAAGCAGCAGCAAGTGAAAAACTGCGCCAGCTTTGTGGCCCGGGTCCATCGCCGGGACGCTTGCGCGCTTCGGCACCAACTGCTTTTTTAACATCGAGCAAAGCGACATCGACACGATCTTTCCCGAACTGCTGTTCCAGATTGTCAAGCAGCGTGATGGGATCGATTGCCTTGCCTTTGCTGCCAAATTTAAAGCCCGTGATCAGTGCCGTCTCTTCACTAAGCTGGCGCCGGCTATCACCGGGTGATTCGCGCAGCAACTCGGCAACATCAAGCCCCCCGTTAATCGATTCTGCGTGTTTCTTTTTTAACTCTGCCAGGTCTTCTTCAGATGAAGGACCACGACCGCTCCGGCTCAAATGTCGCCGCAATCGCTCCATTTCCGCATGCTCGAACTCTGTCCGTGTCGCCGGTAAACGGTCTTTCGACGAATCACCATCCACATCCGTGAAGGAACGAACTTCCTTCTCATCCGGCTCAGTTCCGGGGACATCCGCGCCGAAGCCCTTGCGCTCGCGGCTCGCAGCCAACCGTTGAGCTAAGGTGCGATGACCGCCACCAGCCTGATGGCGCGCCATATGCGTTGCCATGGCCAACTGTTGAAACGCCGCGATATCGGTCATTTCTTCGGTAGCGCGGGTACTACGAACCGGCTGAACAACATTGACCTCGGCACTAACTGCCGGCTGGCGTACTGGCTGCAATTGAGTGATGGCTACCATGTTTCTAAGTGGTGCCTTCTCCTACAGGGGTTCCCTGGTAATTTGAGTTTCTTCAAGTAAATATTTTTGTGTTTTGGACGGTTTCTATTTTCTATTGATGTCTTCCAAAAAAATCGCAGTCCTTACAAGCACTTGACTGAAAGCAATATTTGGCATGGCTGTTGCTATGGATGTTCGAAGTAATTCATCGATTGAACACTTCGGGAAATAGTGATGAACGTATTTATAAAAGACCAAGAAAACACGCTCTCAAACGACACCATCGAGCCGGACGTATCGCCTCCAATACCCGGCATCCACATTGACCAGTTATTCAAAAAACATCACGTTAGCCTCATTCGTTTTACGCAACGCTACGTGCGGAACATCGACGACGCCAAGGATGTCGTACAGGCAACATACATTGAGGCGATACGTTGCGCTAATCGCTACAACGGCAGCTCGCAACCATCCACGTGGTTATTCGGCATCGCACTGAACCTGGCAAGAAATCACGCGCGTCAGCACTATGTGAAATCGCTCAGGAACGCAGATGAAAGTCTTCTCTATGACATGGTGGACATGTCGGCGGATCCTGCTGACTTGGCTCAAAATCAGCAGCTGGCCAATAGTGTCGAAAAAATGCTGTCGAAAATGCCGCAGCGCCTACGCGAAACATTTGAACTGGTGCTGGAACACGAAGCCAACTATGCCGAGGCAGCTGAAAAAATGCGAATTCCGATAGGGACGGTCCGCTCTCGGATCTCACGGATAAGGCAACATATTCATGCAATCGTCGACTGACTAACATTGCATCGATACAAATGTCACCCAAGACGGCGCTGAAAAGACTCCCTAACAAACAAGTCGGCACAACAGATGAAATTTTCAAATACAACGGCCGCTATTTTTAGAGTGTTTCTTTGACAATAAATGTTATTTAGACAAAATATCCTTTCTTTATAGTCACTTAGCAAAAAAACAATTATTGGCACAGCAGTTGCAACAGATCTCTTATCCGTGTCCTTTGCCGGCACGTAATTCGGGAGATGGCGATGATTACATTACTGGAGCAACAACTGCCCGCAATTGAACAATCTGAAACTGAAACCAAGAAACCCTTCCAATGCCTCACCGTTGAGGACATTGACCAATTATTCAAACAGCACTACTCCCACCTGGTTCGCTTCGTACAGCGCTATGTACGAAACATCGAAGATGCAAAAGACGTTGTACAAAATACTTTTGTTGAAAGCGTACGATGCGCCGACCGCTTCACCGGTGCCTCAAAACCATCAACCTGGCTATTCGGCATCGCCCTAAATCTTGCGCGCAACCATGTCCGCCGCAACTATGCCGCCATTACCAAACACGCTGACGAAAGCATGATCGACGATATGGTCGACATGTCGGGTGATCCGGCTGACCTGATCGAAAATCAGCAACTTGCCGACCGCGTCGAACAAATGTTGTCCGCACTTCCTGATCGCATCAGAGAAACATTCGAATCCGTTCTCGAACACGAATCCAGTTACGCTGTCGCCGCTGAGAAAATGCATATACCAATCGGTACGGTGCGATCCCGGGTATCGCGCGTCAGGGAACAAATTCGATTGATCATTAACTAATTGCACACAATTTATTTGTCGAAGTGCGGCACACAACACCAAGAGCCGGTGCATACAAATAGGAATGGGTGACGAAATGTCCATGCATGGCAAAAATTATCGTCGGACATGCAATTACAATTGGTCCCGGAGAAGATCAAATGGCATAATGCGGCTGCAGTTGGAGGTGTGGCCGAGCGGTTGAAGGCACCAGTCTTGAAAACTGGCGAGGGTGTGAGCCCTTCGTGAGTTCGAATCTCACCGCCTCCGCCAATCAAATTCTAAAAGCCCGCATAACTTATTGGTATGCGGGTTTTTTTATTGCTCAAAATATCAGCACAGCAATCCGCTGTAGGAACCATTCTTTAATGCGGTATTCGACACATCAATTTCTTGATCGTCTGCAAGCAAATCTACTGATATGGAGCGTGACGCTGTTGCTGGTGCTGGAAGAAGATGTCGCGATGATTGCGTTTATGCTGAGCTAACCGATCCATCTTTTTGTGGAACAGCCATTTTGCCAAACTCTTTGGTAAATTTCGGCAAAGGATTGCAGCAAGAGTAGCTATTAGCAGCGATGAACCAGTTAGATTCTTTAGGATTCCCCTATGCAAAGGGGTTAAAAGGGAGTTACTGCGGAGTACTTGGTGCCCGAGGCCGGAATCGAACCGGCACGGCCCTTGCGGAACCGAGAGATTTTAAGTCTCTTACGTCTACCTGTTTCGTCACTCGGGCAACGTTGGGCGGTGAGCCATCAAAGATTTTTGACGGGGGTCTGCCTGTGAAACGGTGCCGAATGGTATCACAATCATTTTGTCGCTAAGTGCCTGAAACGTGATCCATTCGTGATTTTGTCACGGTAAAGACATCATCAAAACCGATAATTAAATCCTGCACGCAAAACCGGATAAGCCCGGAAACGCCTGAGATTATCATTTAGCCGTTCATTTTCTACCGCCATCAAACTAGAGACAACTTCACAGGTGCGACCCGGTAAGGTGCAATTCTCCATGCTCAAACGCGATACCGGAGCCCCCTGAAACAAAACACCGAGATCGGTTGAAAAGCCCCACCCTTTGCCATCGTTGAGCGAGGTGCCCCAGCCAATTCCCAAGTAGGGAGAGATCGGCTGAAAATCGATTTTCCCTTTCAGTTTTCCCAACTGGTTCAAGTTGTAATTCACTCCCTGATAAGAAAAAGAATTAAAAGACAGCCCCTGAATCACGATAGCCTCACTTCCCGCATACGTGCCGCGCGCCTCGATGGCATTGCGGTTCAAGACCAGCCCCGTCGTAAAACGAAAACCGGAATTACCCGGAAACCAGTCAAGCAACAAATCGAATGTCCGCATTTTTAGCCGGAGGTCCCAGTTAATGTAGCGGGTCGAAGTCGAGAAATCGTAATTACTCAAGTAATTGATTCCGGCCCGTACATTCATTTGCGGGTTGACCGCCCCAACTGCGTGTGCCGATAAGCCTGTCGAACCTAATTGCACGCTGATAGCACCGTCAGCGCGATCCGGAGTGTGGGCCAATGACATCGTGCTGAAAAAACATCCTGCAAAAACAACTGAACATAGACAAATTCGCATCCGGACTCCTTGATGACAAAAAATCGGGCTGCACCAACAGCGCAACCAACGCAGTCTGATAAAAATCGCGACCACATGAGGACTCATTATTTTTCCTTGATGTTTTCCGGAGTGAATTGACGATGCTCATTCATTGGGGTGATCTGACCGGATACATGACAAACTTCGCTAGGCAGTCACCTTAGTCACATTCAATCTATGACTAAAACACACAGATAAAATGACTAATCGACGCCTATGCGCTGTTTTTGTTTGCTTATACTGAAGCCCCTATTTCGAATCAAAAGGCGGGCTCCATGACTATCAAAGCAATCGTGTTCGATGCCTACGGCACCCTGTTCGATGTGTATTCAATGAGCACCGAA comes from Actimicrobium sp. CCC2.4 and encodes:
- a CDS encoding RNA polymerase sigma factor, translating into MNVFIKDQENTLSNDTIEPDVSPPIPGIHIDQLFKKHHVSLIRFTQRYVRNIDDAKDVVQATYIEAIRCANRYNGSSQPSTWLFGIALNLARNHARQHYVKSLRNADESLLYDMVDMSADPADLAQNQQLANSVEKMLSKMPQRLRETFELVLEHEANYAEAAEKMRIPIGTVRSRISRIRQHIHAIVD
- a CDS encoding RNA polymerase sigma factor, producing MITLLEQQLPAIEQSETETKKPFQCLTVEDIDQLFKQHYSHLVRFVQRYVRNIEDAKDVVQNTFVESVRCADRFTGASKPSTWLFGIALNLARNHVRRNYAAITKHADESMIDDMVDMSGDPADLIENQQLADRVEQMLSALPDRIRETFESVLEHESSYAVAAEKMHIPIGTVRSRVSRVREQIRLIIN